The sequence AAAATCGTTTATTCAGATTTGAATCAAAAATAACATCAGAACTTAACCTAAGAGCTTAAAATTCTTTATTAAGGTCTCCGTAAAATTTAATAAATCCTAAGGTCAAATAATAAAATGTGAAGTAAGAAATGTTATACACCTTTGAATACCTCAAATCAAGGTAAAAACAAAATTTGAGGGGGGTGGAGGTGATATGGGGTTGAGATAACTTTTAAAAAAAAGTATAGTCCCATTACGGTTTTTGGAAGATCCTACTTCGGCCACGAACAAACCTATGAACCCCATTACAGCAAACAAGACGTAAATGAAGAGCCCATAAAACAGCTGGAAGGAATTTTAAAACATCTAAAAAGCTCCGGAAACAATACAGATCTGAATCTAGGTATTGATCTATTGATAACCTTAATATCCCACAAAAAAAGGGATGTTGTTGCACATTTTCTTGGACAGTTGTTCGTTTTGGTACCTCAAAGGAAGATACAAAAACTGATTCTTGAAGAGCTGCAGAGCATGGATAATGATAAAGACGAGCAAGTCCGTAGATCTGCAATTGATTCGCTTGATGTAATTTCAGATGAACTAAACAAGATGGAAGCTTTGAACTTAATTTCCGAAGCTTTTGATGGAATTCCATATCTCATCAATGAAAATTTAAGCCATTTTAACCCCACATATACATATAAAACTCATTTTAAACCTATTAAAAGGTTTTTTAATAGAATAAAACTTCTTAAACCCGATACTAAATTTAGAGGACATGTGCTACGTTTCTATAACAGATGCAGTTACTCCTTATACCGAAACTTCCTCTACTCCCGCATGATAAAATCATTCCCGGAACTGGAGTACATTGAATACCTGTTCGATGATGTATTTGAAGAAAAACTTATTGAAGCCAGCACAGATCCCTATTCAAAGCTTTTAGAGTATGAATCTGGCAAAAAAAATGCTTTGAATGGATTATCCCTTATTTATGCCAACAGTTTCCATGAAAAGGGACATATTCGCAGGTTAAAAGCTTTTCTTGATGATGATGACTATGGTGTTAGACAGGATGGAGTTAATGCTTTAAGCTATGTTGCGAAGATATTAATTAGTTCCAATGAGAAAACATTCATAAAGAATTTAGAAGTTTCAATGAAATGTGCTCCTGAAAAGCAGAGGGGAACATGTGAAAATCCATTGTAAAAAACTACTAATTCATGGATCAATGACTAAAATTAATTTAATAGCTATTTTAAAATAAAATAACTAGAAATGTACATAAAATCCAATCAAGATCAGATACAAATATAACGTGGTGAACTTATGGTAACTTATTCAGAATCTGGGGTAGATATAAGTCTTGAAGAGGTGACAGTTTCTGCACTGACTTCAAAACTCAAAGAAACCCTTAAATTTAGGGACATAATAACAGAAAGCGGTCATTTTGCTGCACTTGTTAAACTTGGAGATAAGGGTATTGCAATGAGCACGGACGGTGTTGGCAGTAAGATACTTGTGGCTGAAATGATGAACGACTTCAGCACCGTTGGAATAGACTGCATTGCAATGGTTGTAAATGACATACTCTGTGTTGGAGCTGAACCCATAGCAATGGTGGATTACCTTGCAGTTGAAAAACCGGATCCTGAAGCTGCAGCCCAGATAGCTGAAGGCCTTCTTGAAGGATGCAAACAGGCAAAAGTTGCAATGATCGGTGGGGAAACTGCATCACTCCCGGAGATAATAAAGAACTTCGACCTTGCAGGAACTGGAATTGGAATCGTTGACCTTGACAGTGTTGTGACCGGTGAAAACATCCGAGAGGGTGATGTTTTAATTGGAATAGAAAGCAGCGGTATACACAGTAACGGACTCAGCCTTGCAAGAAGGGTATTCTTCGAGGAAGCTGGTCTGAAGGTTGATGACCCACTGCCAGATGATCCAGATACAACGGTTGGTGAAGAACTCCTGAGACCCACCTTGATATACGTTGACCCGGTGGTGGAACTTCTGAAGGCGGATGTTGATGTTCATGGCCTTGCACACATCACTGGAGGAGGATTCACAAACCTCAAACGCCTTAAGAAGGGTACAGGTTACGATATAAACACACTACCAGAACCCAAACCCCTTTTTAAATCTCTACAATCACTTGGAGTGCCCCTTGAGGAGATGTACAGGGTTTTTAATATGGGAATTGGTTTCGTTGTTATTGTAAATCCTGAGGATGCAGATACAACAGTAAAGATTATAGAAAAGTACAACAAAGCTTATAAAATAGGTTACGCTTTAGACGACCAGGAAGAGAAGGTTAAGGTAAAAACCTTCAAGGATACTATTATCCAGTTATAACTCAACGAAGGTGCATGCATGAAAATACAAATAGACGCGGAGAAGTCATTAATCATCGAAATTCTGAAGAGGATGGATGTGTCAGAAGAGGACGCAAAGATCGTTGCAGATGTCACTGCAGACGCAGATTTAAAAGGATTCACGTCCCATGGAATAGGACGGTTTCCACAGTACATAAAGGGACTGAAGGCCGGCACGATAAAAACGGATACAGAAATAGTTGTTGAAAGGGAGACTGTTTCAACAGCCCTTATAAATGGTAATCACAGGTTTGGACACGTTGTAGCTTCCAGAGGAATGGAACTTGCAATAGAAAAGGCTAAGGAAACAGGAATAGGTCTTGTTGGTATTCATGATTCCAACCACTTCGGTGCCACAGGTTACTACACAGACATGGCACTGATGGAGGACATGATCGGTGTTGCAATAGCCAACACAGAACCAGCTGTCGCTCCCCTGGGTGGAAAAGAACCAATAATAGGTACAAACCCAATAGCAATTGGAATGCCCTCAAACAAGAACTATGTGTCTGTTGATATGGCAACATCCGCATCTGCAAGGGGTAAACTTATTGAAGCAATGAGGAAGGGTGAACGTATACCCGAGAACGTTGCACTGGATGCAGATGGAAATCCAACCACAGATCCAGAAGCAGCACTTAAAGGATCGATACTTCCATTCGGAGCCCACAAAGGCTACGCACTTTCTTTCATGATCGAATTAATGGCAGGACCCCTTGTAGGGGCTTCCTTTGGTAAAGAAGTTACTGGAACAGCACATCCAGAAGAGATGTGCACAAAGGGAGATCTCATAGTTGCCATAGACCCAAGTAAATTTGGTGATGTTGAAACATTCAAAACAGAGGTTGACGATTTCATATCTGAGGTTAAGGCCCCTGGAAACATTTTCATACCTGGTGATATGGAAGTTCGTAACGTTAAAAGGTACAAAGAAGAAGGTGTATCTTTGGATGATAAACTCCTTTCACAGCTCAAGGAAATAGCAGATGAGGTATCACTTGATCTGGAGGAAATCATAGGTGGACAGTAGCCAAGCAGTTTACGAAGCCCTTAAAAAGGCAGGAATAGACTTCGTAGTCACCCTTCCCTGTGTGAACCTTGGAGAAGTTCTCAAGATGGTGGAATGCGACCCTGAAATCAAGCATGTTCCTGTTACAAGGGAAGAAGAAGGCTTTGGAATATGTGCCGGGGCTTTCATGGGTGGAAAGAAGCCTGCAATACTCATGCAGAACTCCGGACTGGGCAACTCTGTAAATGCCCTGGCTTCACTTTTTAAACTCTACCAGTTCCCTGTTCTCATGGTTATGAGTCACAGGGGAACCCTGGGTGAGAAAATATCAGCCCAGATACCCATGGGCAAGGCCACCCCGAAGGTTCTGGATGCACTCGACATACCTTACTTCAATCCTAAAACTCCTGAAGAAGCCCTGAAGGTTATTTCTGATGCATGGAGCCTCTCAGAAACTGGGGGCACACCAGTGGGAATTCTTCTGGACATTGGGTTCTGGTAGAAAGTTAAGAAAATTATTAAAATTTTGGAACCGTTAAAACAATTTAAATTCTTTTTTGATTTTTTTAAAAAAATAAAAGTCAATACTTGAATTGAAGAAGGTAAAACGTGGAAAAGAAAAAAGTTTTTAAAGTTTTAGTGCTTGTATTTGTTTATTGTAATATATTAATTATGAAAGGGATTATGATGATAATATTTCTTCCATTCCTATTGCTTCTTCCTGTTTATTATATATGTAAGGAAAGAAAAAAAAGTTACAAAGTATTTTTTCCCGTTATTTATGCCCTTTTTCTATTAGAAGGAATTTTACTGATTTTCTTCTATAAATTTGATTTCACCACTTTTAAAGACAATTTATGGCTTTTTTCCATTTGTGGAGCCCTTTTAATTATATCAATAATCATTTATGGTTCTTACCTACTTAATGGAAGATATAAAGAGTTTCCATGGAATTAAATAGCACTGATCTTTAACATAACAGTTAATTTTAAGTTTTTTGGTTTTGGAGAGCATTATCATTATATTTTTATAAACGAACTAACTAATTTTTAAAATAGCAAAAACAAGTTTTTCAAGTTTACTTTAATAAAAAACGTGCTTTTAAGTGATTAATTTTTTTATTCAGGATGTATTTTAAAACTTCAAAATTTTTTAAAACAATTGAAAAAAGCTAAATTTAAAAGATCTTTCGATTTCAAATTTATTCAAGGTTTATTTCAACAGCTCATTCTTTCCTGCAAACCTTGCACCCATATCAAATGCCCTTTCACAGTCCACTGGAAATACCTCTTTTCTCCTTTTGAGTTTGGCTTCTGGGTCGAAACGTGAGGAAACGTACCTGGAGTAATCATCGAACTGATAGGTATCCGTAACAAGTAGAGACTCTGCTTCTCCAATTATCCGTCCAGCAAGACGTTCTGCAACCTTGAAATGTTCAAGGTACCCCACCTCTTTCATCACCTTCTCAGTCACACCCATGGTGTAGATGAAACCAACAGGCATCCTTTTAGGGAATAAGGTTGATCCTTCAGAATCGTAAACCAGATATGGAAATATCAGTCTCTCGAAGAAGGATCGCATTTCTCCTGTGGCTGTTCCGAGATAAATGGGAGATCCGAGGATCAGGGCATCACTTTCGGTGATTCTATCAAGGATAGGTGTTAACTCGTCCTTGATGTTGCATCTGCCGTAGCTTTTTCCTCCCTTCAGTTTACAGGCAAAACAACTTTTACAGCCTTTATAATTCAAGTCGTATAAATGTATGAGTTCTGTTTCTGCCCCCCGTGATCTTGCACCTTCAAGGGCTTTTTCAAGGAGTATTGCGGTGTTCCATTTCTTTCTTGGACTTCCATTAAATGCCATGACCTTCATTCTCTCATCCCACTTTATATTAAAGCTTTTTCTCAAATCTTATAGATCCTTTTACCATCTTTCTCTATGGATCTTCTCCATTTCAAACTTGTCTTTGGGCTTTTCTAAGCCTTTAGGATATCCTATTGAGAGGATGTTTAGGGGAACAACGTTTTCTGGGATGTTGAGTATTTTCCTAACACCTTCAATTCGTTCTTTGACTGGATAAACACCCAACCAAACAGCTCCAAGTCCCATGGATTCTGCAGCCAGAAGAATGTTCTCTGAAGCAGCAGAACAGTCCTGTACCCAAAATTCAGGAGCATCGGGTACAGATTTCTCAGGCACCCCACAGACGACCACAGCTGCACCTGCACCAGGGAGCATTTTACCAAAGGGCATAACATCAGCCAGGGCTTTGAGTGTGGATTTCTTTTTGACAACTACAAAATCCCACGGCCTCATATCCACGGCACTTGGTGCAGCCATACCTGATTTTATCAAAATTTTGAGGTCTTCTTGGCTAACTGCTTTGTCGAGATAACTTCTAACACTTCTACGATTTTTTATAACCCTCAATGTTTCATTTTCCATTTAAAAAACCTCATAAAAATATGTCCCTTTTAAGCCATAGAATTTAAAGAATTTAAAGAAATAAAAAATAGAAATAAAAAAGGATTGTAGTTCCATTTAAATAACCAGATCCTTTCCTATTTCCCTTGCCCTTTTAAGGACATCTTCATTGCCCCTGATCTCACCGGGCTCATGGGTTCCCCCTGCAACAAGTGGATCCCTGACATTTCCAAAGAGACCGTACATATCTTTTACAGAGTTCAGGTAATCATTGAAAGCGTTTGCATCAGGGTTTCCCTGTGTGAATGCCAATGCAATCTCTTTTTTACCGTATTTTTCTTCAAATCCTGTCATGAAGAATGCGTAAAGTCTGTCTGTGAACAGTTTTGCCTGGGCTGACATCTGCCACATGTAAATTGGTGCTCCAAGTACGAATGCATCTGATTCCCTTATTTCCTTGTAAAGTGTCTGCATATCATCTTTTGTGGCACATTCACCACCATTGACTTTGCAGCGTTCACATGCCTGACAAGGTGTTATTTTAAGTGAGTTGAGGTTGAAAAGTTTGGTTTCTGCTCCATTATCTGAAGCTCCCTTCAGCATTTCATCAACAAGAATTTCTGTGTTTCCGCCCTCCCTTGGGCTTCCTACAAATCCTACTACTTTCATGTGTAAACCTCCAGTTTCAATCAACAAGATAGTTGTATGTACAAGCATATATAAGTGTTTTCATACGTATCGTTACAGGAAACAGAAGGGTTACAACTTAATTCAAAGCTGAAATTTAGGTTAACACATAAAACTAAATTTAAGGTAAACTATAAAAAATAAAACAACACTAAAAGAAATTTTTTATAACTTGCAGAATAAAAATGAAGTAAGATAATTACATTATTTCAATGAGATCTTTAATTAAGATAGCTAGTGATAACTAGTTAATTTTTATTAATAATAATTAATGAGATTAAGATTTAAAGCGAGGGATGTGCAAATGAAGAAGATAGATGCTATTAAACTTATCACAGATGAACTTGAGGATGAACTCGTTGTCTGCAATATAGGATTCCCATCAAGGGAACTTTACCATGTTAAAGACAAGGCCACCCATTTTTACATGCTGGGTTCAATGGGACTGGCATCCTCCATCGGACTTGGACTTGCACTGTCCACAGAACAGAAGGTAATTGTATTTGACGGTGATGGCTCTGTTCTCATGAACATGGGAAGCCTTGTAACCATTTACAACCAGAATCCAAAAAATATGGTGCTGGTGGTGCTTGACAATGAATGCTATGGTTCAACAGGTTCCCAGTGCACCTACGCATCATCCTTCGACATGTGGAAGATTGCAGAGAGCATAGGATTCAGGGAAGTGTTTTACTTCAAGGATGAAATCAATTTCAGGGAAGTTTTAGATGCAGAGGGACCTGTTTTTGTCCACGTCAAGGTTGAACCTGGAAATGCAAATGTTCCAATAATACCCATGGATGCATGTGCCATAAAGGAACGTTTCATGGCTGAAGTGAAACACTGAATTTTACATACCAATTAACATACTATCGAATCAATTTATTTTTCAAAGGTTTTGGAAACCTCTCTGAGGGTCCCCTTGATATCGATCATCTGGGGACAAATCCACTCACACTCACCGCACTGGGTGCAGTTTGAAGCCCGCTCCTTTTCAGTTAAGAGTCCGTAGTAGTTCATCCGGGCATTCTCAACATCACCATACATATGTGCACTGTTGAAGTACCTGAAGTTTCCTGGAATGTTCACACCATCTGGACAGGGCATGCAGTAACCACATTCAGTGCATAGCACCTTCATCCTTTGATGGTAAACCCTTCTAACTTCCCTTACAAGATCCAGCTCATCATCAGTGAGGGAATCTGGAAGCCCTGCTTCACCTATTTTTAAATTTTCTTCAAGCTGCTCAAAGGTGTTCATACCACTTAAAACCGTGCTTATACATTTTTTATCCCAGAGGAATCTCAAAGCCCATTCTGCAGGAGTTCTCCTTACTGGAGCTTCATCCCATATCTCTTGAACCTCCCTTGGTACTTCATTCACAAGGGCTCCTCCCCTCATGGGTTCCATCACGATAACTCCGATTCCCTGACTTGATGCATACCTTATACCATCTATACCTGCCTGATAGTTCTCATCAACCAGATTGTACTGAACCTGACACACATCCCAATTGTAGGAGTCGATTATCTCAAAGAAAAGATCGATCTCATCGTGAAACGAAAATCCAGTGTACTTTATTCTGCCGTCTGCAACCGCATCATCCAGGAACTCCAGAACACCCAGGGAGCTCAAATTCTCCCAGTAGTCCTTTTTGAGGGAGTGTAAAAGGTAGAAATCTATTTGATCCGTTTGAAGGCGTTTCATCTGTTCTTCAAGGTAGAAATCCATGTCCTCCCTTGTCTGGATCTTCCAGCTTGGGAGTTTGGTTGCAAGGTGAACCTTCTCCCTGTAACCGTCCTTGAGAACTTCTCCAAGCACCCTTTCACTTTCACCACTGTGGTAGGGATGTGCAGTGTCTATGTAATTAACTCCACAGTCCACTGCGTAGCGTACGAGCTCTTTTGTTTTTTCAAAATCGATTTTAGCGTCCTGACCATCCAAAGTGGGCAGGCGCATTGCACCAAATCCCAGTATAGATACCTTTTCACCTGTGGAACCTAATTCACGATACAACATGGTATAAAACCCCAAACAATCTCATAAATCTTTGAATTCTTTATTTAAACCTTTTTTCAATGTGCAAAATTAGAAGGGTAAATTTTTGATAATCGTATTGTAATATCCTAATGCTAGCAAAGAATTTTTTAAATAATTTCCAGTTTTAAAATGTAAAATAAAACTAAAAATAGGATTGAATAGAATTGAGCAGGATTGAATTTATTTTCTTCTCCTCTCAAACTCCTCGAAGAGTTCATCCAGTTCCACACCTTTGTAAACAAGAAGAAGCAGTGTGTGGAATATGAGGTCTGCAGATTCATAAACGAGGTTTTCATCATTTTTGGATGCAATTAAAACCTCTGCACATTCTTCACCTATCTTTTCAAGGATCTTATCCTCTGCACGTTTATCACTGTCCTGCATTATCTTGGATGTGTATGAATCAATTGGATTGTCACGTCTTTCCTCTAAAACCCGATAAACTTCCCTTATTATTTTGTCTTTCACTTTTTTATCTCCCTGAGCGGTCCTGTTATTGCTATCAGTGGGTGCTGTGCATCATCTATTATTTCTATATCCTTAAATGAGAATATACCATTTTTATCAGCTGTTTTTTCAAGCCCAAGCCTCATATCCTTATCGATCTTGATGACGTAGGAATCTATTTCCTTGTAACCAAGTTCTCGGGCTGCAACTGTCCTGTGATGACCATCCACAAGAACGTAACGCTTTCCAACCTTAACAACTATGGTTGGTTCTGCAAGACCTCTTTTAAGTTCGTAGGTTCTTCCCTGAAGTTCGTCGGCGTATATCTTATCCTGTGTGGGTCTCAGATTTTCGATGGGTACCTTCATACGCACGATCTTGGTTTTTATATTGTAAAGCTGTTCCAGGGTCTTTTTGAAGTAGTTAACCTTCATTGGAGTTGATCTCTCTATATGAGACCTTACAATATCGGTGTTGGTTAATATTCCAACCAGATTTTCATCTTTATCAACCACAGGTAGTCTGGATATTCCCATACGGAACATGACCCTTGCAGCATCGTTTATAGACATTTCCTGGTCAGACACAACAACATCCCTTGACATTATACCCTCAACATGTGGAACCCACTCCTTGAGGAGAAGGTCAAAGGCTGTTACCATTCCAATAACCTTTCCATCTGTTTTAACAGGAAAACCATCATGACCTGTTGCCTTCATTAACTTTATAACATCTTCATTTGGAGTGTCAGGAGTTACCGTTATAACATCTCGAGTCATATAATCCTTTACAAGGGCTGAACTTGTCATTTGAATCTTCCACCATCCATTTTTTTATTTCTGAAATCATTCAGTTGTTAAGAGTTATTGTTGAGTAATATAATCATCCAAGATTCTTTCATAAGATTTCATTTAAGATCTTTCACCAAATTCAAGAAAATTCAAGAAAGAATTCCAGAATCTACTTCTGCCATAGAACTTTTTTGTCGGATTCTACTTTAACGATTCTGTGGTATGGAATGTGAGTTCCTTCATTCAATATTAAGAATCCACCTTCCAAACTTTCTATTGAACTTCCGGAGATTGTTTTCAGGTTTCCACGTGCACCTCTGTGGACGTAAGTTATCCTAGTTTTCTCAACATCCATTTCAGGATGCCAGAGTATCATGTTCAGGATGTTCTTTGCCATCTTGAAAACCACAACCTTATCCCAATATCTTAATTAGTATCTTTATTAATTAATAGCTTAATCCACTTCCTCACTGATTCAACAATCATTCATTAGGGAATTTATTGATTAAGAAGATATTAAAATTTAGATATCAATTACCTTTACTCCTTCAATTCAGCTTCAATTAATTTATGAGTTTCACCAGGATCAGCTTTTCCCCTTGTAAGCCTCATAACCTGACCTATAAGGAAGTTCATCGCGTTTTTCTTACCTTCATGGTAATCTGAAACTGCTTCAGGGTTTTCATCTATGGCCTGTTTCACTGCAGCCACAACCACATCTTCCTCAACAACACCTAAAAGACCCAGTTCCTCTGCTATGGTGGAGGGCATCTTGGAATTTTTTGGCAGGTTCTCCATGATCTTCTTACCTGCTTTGGCAGTGACCTTCTTATTCTGCAGAAGCTGGAGCAAATCTATGATCTGCGCAGGCGTTATTTCACTTTCCTTGAAGCTCAGCTTGTTGTAGTAAACAACACGCTTGAGTTCATCCCTCATCCATAGTGCAGCGAACTCTGGATCCACGACCTTTGCAACTTCCTCAAAGGCATCTGCAAGATCGAGTTCTGAGGTTAAGACCTTTGCATGGTCCTTTTCAATTCCGTACTCTGCTACAAACCTTTCAGTTTTGATGTGGGATGGTTCTGGCATTGCTTCCCTTATTGCCTCAACTCTTTCCTCCTCTGCAAGCATTGGAGGTAGATCTGGATCAGGTATGTACCTGTAATCTTCTGCCTCTTCTTTAAGACGCATTGGAACAGTTATCATCTGTGATTCCAGGAAAGCCCTTGTTTCCTGTTTTATTTCTATTCCACGTTTCAGGAGATTTTTCTGACGTATCATCTCGAACTTCAGGGCCTTGTAAGCACCTTTTATTGAGTTTATGTTCTTGATCTCAGCCCTTTTACCTCCCTCAAGGGATATGTTAACATCTGCACGCATTGTACCCTCTCCACGGGCACTTCCACTGTATTCAAGAACCCTAATAAGTTCTCTGAGGAAAGTACGGGCTGCTTCAGGTGAGGTCATATCAGGTTCTGTAACGATCTCAATGAGAGGTATTCCTGACCTGTTGAAGTCCACAATTCCAAGATCTGGTTTGTACTGACCTGGATCCTCCTCAAGGTGAACCTCCCTTATCCTGACACCGTTCAAATCTCCCTCGTATCCTATGGGGATGGATGTACGCTGGTAACCTGAGGAGAGGTCAGGGTAATCGTAGTGCTTCCTCTGGAAGTAGGTGACATCCGGTGATATTTTACAGCCCAGCATGAGGGCTATCATTACAGCACCGTCAAGTGCATCCCTGTTTGGTGGGTAGGGTTTGGCCCCTGGCTGGTTCAGACAGACATGACATATGTTTGTATTTGCTGGGGCTTCCTGATAATTTGTATGACAGGTACAGAATAATTTGGAATCAGTTTCAAGCTGAACATGAATTTCCAGTCCGCATTTCATCTTAATGGTTATTCCTCCTTGAAAATCTGGTAATAAATATTATTTAATACACTTTGATCATTGATTTTTAATCCTTATTTTGCTCTGATTTATTATTGAGACACATATCAATATATCTTTTTATAAAAGGCTCGACTTTGGGATGGGGAATGGTTCCAGTTGTGAGCATGTCAAAATCTGTGAAGGTTCCCTCAAGGCTTCTACCAGCCCATCGAACTTCTTCCTCAACACGCCTACCGTAGCCTGTTCCAAACATCTTGAAAAGGGGAAATTTGGTTAATCCGTTGGCACCTGCAAGTATCAGGGAGCCTATGTTGGCAAGGTTATCTGTCCAGGTTCCTGTGATAATTTCAAGCTCTGGGAACCTTATCCTTGTGGCTGCAACAACACCTGCGTAGTAAAGGGATGCAGGCTGTGGAGAATTCTCGTAGGCTGTGTCCTTGTGGGGATTCAAGGAGTAAAATATGACCCTGTTGATTCCAAGGTCTTCTATCATTTCCCATAGGTATTCCAAGTCTCCTGGTGTTTCTCCAAGGCCTAATATTATTGTTACAGCCTTTTTAAAGCCCATGTCCCCTGCAAGTTCAAGCATGTGCCCTATGTCATCAAGTGACTTGCTTGGGCAGATCTTGTTGTGGAGTTCCGGGTTTGCAACCTCCACCGCACCTGTAACACCTGCAATCTCCTTTCCATAGGCTTCAAGTTCACTGGTTATGCCAATGTTGAGCCATACAGGTTTTCCTGTTATATCGTAGATGTTCTCTGCAATGTTCTGGATTTCAGGGGTAGTGAATGAACCGTAACCCCCTGATAAGAATTCTATGTTCCAGCCCAATCTTCTTGTGAGTTCTGCT is a genomic window of Methanobacterium congolense containing:
- the gatB gene encoding Asp-tRNA(Asn)/Glu-tRNA(Gln) amidotransferase subunit GatB, which produces MKCGLEIHVQLETDSKLFCTCHTNYQEAPANTNICHVCLNQPGAKPYPPNRDALDGAVMIALMLGCKISPDVTYFQRKHYDYPDLSSGYQRTSIPIGYEGDLNGVRIREVHLEEDPGQYKPDLGIVDFNRSGIPLIEIVTEPDMTSPEAARTFLRELIRVLEYSGSARGEGTMRADVNISLEGGKRAEIKNINSIKGAYKALKFEMIRQKNLLKRGIEIKQETRAFLESQMITVPMRLKEEAEDYRYIPDPDLPPMLAEEERVEAIREAMPEPSHIKTERFVAEYGIEKDHAKVLTSELDLADAFEEVAKVVDPEFAALWMRDELKRVVYYNKLSFKESEITPAQIIDLLQLLQNKKVTAKAGKKIMENLPKNSKMPSTIAEELGLLGVVEEDVVVAAVKQAIDENPEAVSDYHEGKKNAMNFLIGQVMRLTRGKADPGETHKLIEAELKE
- a CDS encoding radical SAM protein, whose protein sequence is MNLIESIENHRTLDLLQEANEITLKRHGSSITLERAVFLSWWCDKGDCTFCYMSSQKSRIKEPEKARRHVNSILAEAELTRRLGWNIEFLSGGYGSFTTPEIQNIAENIYDITGKPVWLNIGITSELEAYGKEIAGVTGAVEVANPELHNKICPSKSLDDIGHMLELAGDMGFKKAVTIILGLGETPGDLEYLWEMIEDLGINRVIFYSLNPHKDTAYENSPQPASLYYAGVVAATRIRFPELEIITGTWTDNLANIGSLILAGANGLTKFPLFKMFGTGYGRRVEEEVRWAGRSLEGTFTDFDMLTTGTIPHPKVEPFIKRYIDMCLNNKSEQNKD